One segment of Arvicanthis niloticus isolate mArvNil1 chromosome 5, mArvNil1.pat.X, whole genome shotgun sequence DNA contains the following:
- the Ago1 gene encoding protein argonaute-1 isoform X1, with protein sequence MEAGPSGAAAGAYLPPLQQVFQAPRRPGIGTVGKPIKLLANYFEVDIPKIDVYHYEVDIKPDKCPRRVNREVVEYMVQHFKPQIFGDRKPVYDGKKNIYTVTALPIGNERVDFEVTIPGEGKDRIFKVSIKWLAIVSWRMLHEALVSGQIPVPLESVQALDVAMRHLASMRYTPVGRSFFSPPEGYYHPLGGGREVWFGFHQSVRPAMWKMMLNIDVSATAFYKAQPVIEFMCEVLDIRNIDEQPKPLTDSQRVRFTKEIKGLKVEVTHCGQMKRKYRVCNVTRRPASHQTFPLQLESGQTVECTVAQYFKQKYSLQLKYPHLPCLQVGQEQKHTYLPLEVCNIVAGQRCIKKLTDNQTSTMIKATARSAPDRQEEISRLMKNASYNLDPYIQEFGIKVKDDMTEVTGRVLPAPILQYGGRNRAIATPNQGVWDMRGKQFYNGIEIKVWAIACFAPQKQCREEVLKNFTDQLRKISKDAGMPIQGQPCFCKYAQGADSVEPMFRHLKNTYSGLQLIIVILPGKTPVYAEVKRVGDTLLGMATQCVQVKNVVKTSPQTLSNLCLKINVKLGGINNILVPHQRSAVFQQPVIFLGADVTHPPAGDGKKPSITAVVGSMDAHPSRYCATVRVQRPRQEIIEDLSYMVRELLIQFYKSTRFKPTRIIFYRDGVPEGQLPQILHYELLAIRDACIKLEKDYQPGITYIVVQKRHHTRLFCADKNERIGKSGNIPAGTTVDTNITHPFEFDFYLCSHAGIQGTSRPSHYYVLWDDNRFTADELQILTYQLCHTYVRCTRSVSIPAPAYYARLVAFRARYHLVDKEHDSGEGSHISGQSNGRDPQALAKAVQVHQDTLRTMYFA encoded by the exons CTGCAGGCGCCTACCTGCCTCCCCTGCAGCAGGTGTTCCAGGCGCCTCGCCGGCCTGGCATTGGCACTGTGGGCAAGCCAATCAAACTTCTGGCCAATTACTTTGAGGTGGACATTCCTAAGATTGACGTTTACCATTACGAGGTGGACATCAAGCCGGATAAGTGTCCTCGCAGGGTCAACCG GGAGGTGGTGGAATACATGGTCCAGCATTTCAAACCGCAGATCTTTGGGGATCGCAAGCCTGTGTACGATGGAAAGAAGAACATTTACACTGTCACAGCACTGCCCATTGGCAATGAGAGG GTTGACTTTGAGGTGACAATCCCCGGGGAAGGGAAAGATAGAATTTTTAAGGTCTCCATCAAGTGGCTAGCCATTGTGAGCTGGCGCATGCTGCATGAAGCCTTGGTCAGCGGCCAGATCCCTGTGCCCTTGGAGTCTGTGCAAGCCCTGGATGTGGCCATGAGGCACCTGGCATCTATGAG GTACACCCCTGTGGGCCGCTCCTTCTTCTCACCGCCTGAGGGCTACTACCACCCGCTGGGGGGTGGGCGCGAGGTCTGGTTCGGCTTTCACCAGTCTGTGCGCCCTGCCATGTGGAAGATGATGCTCAACATTGATG TCTCAGCCACTGCCTTCTACAAAGCACAGCCAGTGATTGAGTTCATGTGTGAGGTCCTGGACATCAGGAACATAGATGAACAACCCAAGCCCCTCACGGATTCCCAGCGTGTTCGGTTTACCAAGGAGATAAAAG GCCTGAAGGTGGAAGTGACCCACTGTGGACAGATGAAGAGGAAATACCGCGTGTGTAATGTTACCCGACGCCCTGCTAGCCATCAGAC GTTTCCCTTGCAGCTGGAGAGTGGACAGACTGTGGAGTGCACCGTGGCACAGTATTTCAAGCAGAAATATAGCCTCCAGCTCAAGTATCCCCACCTGCCCTGCCTACAAGTTGGGCAAGAACAGAAGCATACCTATTTGCCCCTCGAG GTCTGTAACATTGTGGCTGGGCAGCGGTGCATTAAGAAGCTGACTGACAACCAGACTTCAACCATGATAAAAGCTACAGCTAGGTCGGCCCCAGACAGACAGGAGGAGATCAGTCGCCTG ATGAAGAATGCCAGCTACAACTTGGATCCCTACATCCAGGAATTTGGAATCAAAGTGAAGGATGACATGACGGAGGTGACGGGGCGAGTGCTGCCGGCGCCCATCTTGCAGTATGGCGGCCGG AACCGGGCCATTGCTACACCCAACCAAGGTGTCTGGGACATGCGTGGGAAACAGTTCTACAATGGGATTGAGATCAAAGTCTGGGCCATCGCCTGCTTCGCACCCCAAAAACAATGTCGAGAAGAGGTGCTCAA GAACTTCACAGACCAGCTTCGGAAGATTTCCAAGGATGCGGGGATGCCCATCCAGGGTCAGCCATGTTTCTGCAAATATGCACAGGGGGCAGACAGCGTGGAGCCCATGTTCCGGCATCTCAAGAATACGTACTCTGGACTACAGCTCATTATCGTCATCCTGCCCGGGAAGACACCAGTGTATG CTGAAGTAAAACGTGTCGGAGATACACTCTTGGGAATGGCAACGCAGTGTGTGCAGGTGAAGAACGTGGTCAAGACCTCACCTCAGACTCTGTCCAACCTCTGCCTCAAGATCAATGTCAAACTCGGTGGCATTAACAACATCCTAGTCCCACACCAACG CTCTGCTGTGTTTCAACAGCCAGTGATTTTCCTGGGAGCCGACGTTACACACCCCCCAGCTGGGGATGGGAAGAAACCGTCTATCACAGCA GTGGTAGGCAGTATGGACGCACACCCCAGCCGATACTGTGCCACCGTGCGTGTGCAGCGCCCACGGCAGGAGATCATCGAAGACTTGTCCTATATGGTGCGCGAGCTGCTCATCCAGTTCTACAAGTCCACCCGCTTCAAGCCCACCCGCATCATCTTCTACCGAGATGGCGTCCCTGAGGGCCAGCTGCCCCAG ATCCTTCACTATGAGCTGCTTGCCATTCGAGACGCATGCATCAAACTGGAAAAAGACTACCAGCCTGGGATCACATATATTGTGGTGCAGAAGCGCCATCACACCCGCCTCTTTTGTGCTGACAAGAATGAGCGG ATTGGGAAGAGTGGTAACATCCCAGCAGGGACCACTGTGGACACCAATATCACTCACCCATTTGAGTTCGACTTCTATCTGTGCAGCCATGCAGGCATCCAG GGTACCAGCCGACCATCCCATTATTATGTCCTTTGGGATGACAACCGTTTCACAGCAGATGAACTCCAGATCTTGACATACCAGCTGTGCCACACTTATGTACGATGCACACGTTCTGTCTCTATCCCAGCACCTGCCTACTATGCTCGTTTGGTGGCTTTCCGGGCACGATACCACTTGGTGGACAAGGAGCATGACAG tggAGAGGGGAGCCACATATCGGGGCAGAGCAATGGGCGAGATCCCCAGGCCCTGGCCAAAGCTGTGCAGGTTCACCAGGACACTCTCCGCACCATGTACTTCGCTTGA
- the Ago1 gene encoding protein argonaute-1 isoform X2, with translation MPHRVGACARGTSSLPVPARYTPVGRSFFSPPEGYYHPLGGGREVWFGFHQSVRPAMWKMMLNIDVSATAFYKAQPVIEFMCEVLDIRNIDEQPKPLTDSQRVRFTKEIKGLKVEVTHCGQMKRKYRVCNVTRRPASHQTFPLQLESGQTVECTVAQYFKQKYSLQLKYPHLPCLQVGQEQKHTYLPLEVCNIVAGQRCIKKLTDNQTSTMIKATARSAPDRQEEISRLMKNASYNLDPYIQEFGIKVKDDMTEVTGRVLPAPILQYGGRNRAIATPNQGVWDMRGKQFYNGIEIKVWAIACFAPQKQCREEVLKNFTDQLRKISKDAGMPIQGQPCFCKYAQGADSVEPMFRHLKNTYSGLQLIIVILPGKTPVYAEVKRVGDTLLGMATQCVQVKNVVKTSPQTLSNLCLKINVKLGGINNILVPHQRSAVFQQPVIFLGADVTHPPAGDGKKPSITAVVGSMDAHPSRYCATVRVQRPRQEIIEDLSYMVRELLIQFYKSTRFKPTRIIFYRDGVPEGQLPQILHYELLAIRDACIKLEKDYQPGITYIVVQKRHHTRLFCADKNERIGKSGNIPAGTTVDTNITHPFEFDFYLCSHAGIQGTSRPSHYYVLWDDNRFTADELQILTYQLCHTYVRCTRSVSIPAPAYYARLVAFRARYHLVDKEHDSGEGSHISGQSNGRDPQALAKAVQVHQDTLRTMYFA, from the exons ATGCCTCACAGGGTGGGGGCCTGTGCCCGAGGGACCAGTTCTCTGCCTGTCCCTGCCAGGTACACCCCTGTGGGCCGCTCCTTCTTCTCACCGCCTGAGGGCTACTACCACCCGCTGGGGGGTGGGCGCGAGGTCTGGTTCGGCTTTCACCAGTCTGTGCGCCCTGCCATGTGGAAGATGATGCTCAACATTGATG TCTCAGCCACTGCCTTCTACAAAGCACAGCCAGTGATTGAGTTCATGTGTGAGGTCCTGGACATCAGGAACATAGATGAACAACCCAAGCCCCTCACGGATTCCCAGCGTGTTCGGTTTACCAAGGAGATAAAAG GCCTGAAGGTGGAAGTGACCCACTGTGGACAGATGAAGAGGAAATACCGCGTGTGTAATGTTACCCGACGCCCTGCTAGCCATCAGAC GTTTCCCTTGCAGCTGGAGAGTGGACAGACTGTGGAGTGCACCGTGGCACAGTATTTCAAGCAGAAATATAGCCTCCAGCTCAAGTATCCCCACCTGCCCTGCCTACAAGTTGGGCAAGAACAGAAGCATACCTATTTGCCCCTCGAG GTCTGTAACATTGTGGCTGGGCAGCGGTGCATTAAGAAGCTGACTGACAACCAGACTTCAACCATGATAAAAGCTACAGCTAGGTCGGCCCCAGACAGACAGGAGGAGATCAGTCGCCTG ATGAAGAATGCCAGCTACAACTTGGATCCCTACATCCAGGAATTTGGAATCAAAGTGAAGGATGACATGACGGAGGTGACGGGGCGAGTGCTGCCGGCGCCCATCTTGCAGTATGGCGGCCGG AACCGGGCCATTGCTACACCCAACCAAGGTGTCTGGGACATGCGTGGGAAACAGTTCTACAATGGGATTGAGATCAAAGTCTGGGCCATCGCCTGCTTCGCACCCCAAAAACAATGTCGAGAAGAGGTGCTCAA GAACTTCACAGACCAGCTTCGGAAGATTTCCAAGGATGCGGGGATGCCCATCCAGGGTCAGCCATGTTTCTGCAAATATGCACAGGGGGCAGACAGCGTGGAGCCCATGTTCCGGCATCTCAAGAATACGTACTCTGGACTACAGCTCATTATCGTCATCCTGCCCGGGAAGACACCAGTGTATG CTGAAGTAAAACGTGTCGGAGATACACTCTTGGGAATGGCAACGCAGTGTGTGCAGGTGAAGAACGTGGTCAAGACCTCACCTCAGACTCTGTCCAACCTCTGCCTCAAGATCAATGTCAAACTCGGTGGCATTAACAACATCCTAGTCCCACACCAACG CTCTGCTGTGTTTCAACAGCCAGTGATTTTCCTGGGAGCCGACGTTACACACCCCCCAGCTGGGGATGGGAAGAAACCGTCTATCACAGCA GTGGTAGGCAGTATGGACGCACACCCCAGCCGATACTGTGCCACCGTGCGTGTGCAGCGCCCACGGCAGGAGATCATCGAAGACTTGTCCTATATGGTGCGCGAGCTGCTCATCCAGTTCTACAAGTCCACCCGCTTCAAGCCCACCCGCATCATCTTCTACCGAGATGGCGTCCCTGAGGGCCAGCTGCCCCAG ATCCTTCACTATGAGCTGCTTGCCATTCGAGACGCATGCATCAAACTGGAAAAAGACTACCAGCCTGGGATCACATATATTGTGGTGCAGAAGCGCCATCACACCCGCCTCTTTTGTGCTGACAAGAATGAGCGG ATTGGGAAGAGTGGTAACATCCCAGCAGGGACCACTGTGGACACCAATATCACTCACCCATTTGAGTTCGACTTCTATCTGTGCAGCCATGCAGGCATCCAG GGTACCAGCCGACCATCCCATTATTATGTCCTTTGGGATGACAACCGTTTCACAGCAGATGAACTCCAGATCTTGACATACCAGCTGTGCCACACTTATGTACGATGCACACGTTCTGTCTCTATCCCAGCACCTGCCTACTATGCTCGTTTGGTGGCTTTCCGGGCACGATACCACTTGGTGGACAAGGAGCATGACAG tggAGAGGGGAGCCACATATCGGGGCAGAGCAATGGGCGAGATCCCCAGGCCCTGGCCAAAGCTGTGCAGGTTCACCAGGACACTCTCCGCACCATGTACTTCGCTTGA